One part of the Roseofilum capinflatum BLCC-M114 genome encodes these proteins:
- a CDS encoding COP23 domain-containing protein, translating into MKLKSTVTALMLSLLAVGATAQIKTNKAQTFACGASRDGIPTTLALVPRGNIPIIRWVSEYFTPFGYDPQTRCEQVSNRLQTYQEQGIANFITTGIQDGLDVICVSSVLGGPCTGLLFTLQPGESASRVIQDLFDVGQYGLNPLLQGSNTDQVYIDLNQLLQESPTDTDSVKPL; encoded by the coding sequence ATGAAGCTCAAATCTACAGTTACAGCCTTGATGTTGTCCTTATTGGCGGTTGGGGCAACAGCCCAAATCAAGACAAATAAGGCTCAAACCTTTGCTTGTGGCGCTTCCCGTGATGGGATTCCCACAACCTTAGCTCTCGTTCCGAGAGGGAATATTCCCATTATTCGCTGGGTTTCTGAGTATTTTACCCCCTTTGGCTATGACCCTCAAACCCGGTGCGAGCAAGTTTCTAATCGCCTACAAACTTACCAAGAACAAGGGATTGCTAATTTTATTACCACAGGCATTCAAGATGGTCTAGATGTCATTTGTGTCTCTAGTGTCTTGGGGGGGCCCTGTACAGGACTCCTCTTTACTCTCCAACCTGGAGAGAGTGCCAGCCGAGTCATTCAGGATTTGTTTGATGTGGGACAATATGGTTTAAATCCTCTATTACAAGGCTCCAATACCGATCAAGTCTATATCGATTTAAACCAACTACTCCAGGAATCCCCTACAGATACCGATTCCGTGAAACCCCTTTAG
- a CDS encoding SH3 domain-containing protein: MKYGIRGLVVFGLMMVNFPGRSLPAIASTPPSYVAQSIVGECRAARKGTFVYYERNFESGQIRGLQANDRVTLAGNGGGGWIAISEPTVGFVRTEDLKPCTVETVTLCANVNSFIHESRSLDSRPVRGILAGEQVVLTTEQVDEWRTVLEPRPGFIPDNRLRECDNSSSTVVPSRPSTTRPQPTPNVCHRVTPLVDAGLNVRSAPTEAARVVETLVPGTLVRLRSMAPRTDSTGRSWVSILSPVSGWVSDGFPGNKSNLRPVPCGSGR, translated from the coding sequence ATGAAATATGGCATTCGTGGATTAGTCGTGTTTGGATTAATGATGGTCAATTTTCCCGGTCGTTCTTTGCCAGCGATCGCCTCTACTCCCCCCTCCTACGTTGCCCAAAGCATTGTTGGAGAATGTAGAGCAGCTCGTAAAGGGACGTTTGTCTACTACGAACGTAATTTTGAGTCCGGTCAAATTCGCGGCCTGCAAGCCAACGATCGCGTTACCCTCGCTGGCAACGGAGGAGGCGGGTGGATTGCCATTAGTGAACCTACCGTGGGTTTTGTGCGTACTGAAGATCTCAAACCCTGCACCGTGGAAACAGTGACTCTGTGCGCTAATGTCAATTCATTCATTCATGAAAGTCGCTCTCTTGACTCTCGACCGGTTAGAGGTATACTTGCAGGCGAACAGGTTGTTTTAACCACAGAACAGGTGGACGAATGGCGCACGGTACTTGAACCCCGTCCTGGATTTATTCCAGACAACCGTTTAAGAGAATGCGATAACTCTTCCTCAACGGTTGTACCGAGTCGTCCCTCAACAACGCGCCCTCAACCTACCCCAAATGTGTGCCATCGAGTCACCCCTTTAGTCGATGCGGGTCTCAATGTGCGCTCTGCACCAACTGAAGCCGCAAGGGTAGTTGAGACCCTAGTACCAGGGACATTGGTTCGGCTGCGATCGATGGCTCCTCGAACCGATAGCACTGGGCGATCTTGGGTTTCCATTCTTTCGCCAGTATCCGGTTGGGTTTCCGATGGATTTCCGGGCAATAAAAGCAATTTAAGACCAGTTCCTTGTGGGAGTGGCCGATAA
- a CDS encoding ABC transporter permease subunit (The N-terminal region of this protein, as described by TIGR01726, is a three transmembrane segment that identifies a subfamily of ABC transporter permease subunits, which specificities that include histidine, arginine, glutamine, glutamate, L-cystine (sic), the opines (in Agrobacterium) octopine and nopaline, etc.), with translation MGSKGFTRKIQVFLAIASCLLVVIFTSVSTIAQDSAPTLQVATEPTFPPFEMQDQATGELSGFDIDLMQAIGEAAELNIEFISLPFDGIIPALQSQTIDAAISGMTITPERAQTVSFSRPYFKAGLAIAVQENNTDIQSFEDLDGKRIAVQIGTTGAQEANTIEGASVSSFDSASLALQELINGKVDAVVNDGPVTLYAIKEAGLQGVKVVGELVTEEYYGIALPKDSPYLDDINNALGLLIQNGGYRDVYQTWFAGEPPELPIVPPSLETAQVISFDWGKLFANLLQGSTITLLLTALAFTFGLIGGTAVAIAMISPYKPLRLLCRVYVDFFRGTPMLVQLFMIYFGLPGLFRELGLDFSFDRFPAAVLALSLNSAAYLAEIMRGGIESIDKGQWEASQSLGMSPLQTMQDVIFPQALRRMLPPLGNEFITLVKDTSLVAVIGFEELFRQGQLMVATTYRSFEIYLAVALMYLVLTTLSSFGFKWLEARMNPLQRRKAA, from the coding sequence ATGGGGAGTAAGGGATTCACCCGCAAAATACAGGTTTTTCTGGCGATCGCCAGTTGTCTGCTAGTGGTCATCTTCACCAGTGTATCCACGATTGCCCAAGATTCTGCTCCCACCCTCCAAGTCGCCACCGAACCCACCTTTCCTCCCTTTGAAATGCAAGACCAAGCCACAGGAGAACTCAGTGGATTTGATATTGATTTAATGCAAGCCATTGGTGAAGCGGCTGAACTCAACATTGAATTTATCAGTTTACCCTTTGATGGCATTATTCCCGCCCTCCAGTCTCAAACCATAGATGCCGCCATTAGTGGCATGACCATCACCCCAGAGCGAGCGCAAACCGTATCGTTTTCCCGTCCCTATTTTAAGGCCGGTTTAGCCATTGCCGTTCAAGAAAATAATACCGATATTCAAAGTTTTGAAGATCTAGACGGCAAACGAATCGCCGTTCAAATTGGTACAACCGGCGCACAGGAAGCCAACACCATTGAAGGAGCAAGCGTCAGTTCGTTTGATTCCGCCTCTTTGGCCCTACAAGAATTAATTAATGGCAAGGTCGATGCAGTAGTCAATGATGGGCCAGTAACTCTCTACGCCATCAAAGAAGCCGGATTACAAGGCGTAAAAGTGGTCGGGGAATTAGTCACCGAAGAATATTATGGCATTGCCTTGCCGAAAGACTCCCCTTATTTAGATGACATTAACAATGCCCTAGGATTACTGATCCAAAATGGGGGTTATCGCGACGTTTATCAAACGTGGTTTGCCGGTGAACCGCCCGAATTACCCATCGTGCCCCCTTCCTTAGAAACTGCACAAGTGATAAGTTTCGATTGGGGAAAACTGTTTGCCAACTTACTTCAAGGTTCAACCATTACCTTACTGCTCACGGCTCTGGCTTTTACCTTCGGGTTAATCGGGGGCACAGCCGTGGCGATCGCCATGATTTCTCCCTACAAACCCCTGCGCCTTCTTTGCCGCGTGTATGTAGACTTCTTCCGGGGAACCCCCATGCTAGTGCAACTGTTTATGATCTATTTTGGTCTTCCCGGTTTATTCCGAGAATTAGGTCTAGACTTCAGTTTCGATCGCTTCCCCGCAGCCGTCTTAGCCCTAAGCTTAAATAGTGCCGCCTACCTAGCCGAAATCATGCGCGGGGGCATTGAATCCATTGATAAAGGTCAATGGGAAGCCAGTCAATCCCTAGGCATGAGTCCCCTACAAACCATGCAAGATGTAATTTTTCCCCAAGCCTTGCGCCGCATGTTACCGCCTTTGGGCAATGAATTTATTACCTTGGTCAAAGATACCAGTTTAGTTGCCGTAATTGGATTTGAGGAATTATTCCGCCAAGGTCAACTCATGGTAGCCACCACCTATCGATCCTTTGAAATTTATTTAGCTGTGGCTTTAATGTATCTGGTCTTAACCACCTTATCTTCCTTTGGATTTAAGTGGCTAGAAGCCAGAATGAACCCCTTACAGCGTCGCAAAGCTGCTTAA
- a CDS encoding amino acid ABC transporter ATP-binding protein encodes MVNSATAVIECQDLHKSFQDLEVLKGVTTTLHEGDVVSVIGPSGCGKTTFLRCLNRLESINKGRLEVMGIDISHAQVSQETLRQLRSRVGMVFQHFNLFPHLTVLQNLMLAPIKVLKDSESECRERASHYLEKVGLGDKANFYPEQLSGGQKQRVAIARSLCMKPSVLLFDEPTSALDPELVGEVLSVMKQLAQEGMTMVVVTHEMQFAREVSNKVLFFHQGIIEESGDPQELFTQPKSDRLKSFLSRIG; translated from the coding sequence ATGGTCAACTCAGCAACTGCCGTCATTGAATGTCAAGACTTACACAAAAGCTTTCAGGATCTGGAAGTGCTAAAAGGGGTGACGACGACATTGCATGAAGGGGATGTGGTCTCAGTGATTGGCCCTTCTGGATGTGGTAAAACGACATTTTTGCGGTGCTTAAATCGTCTAGAGTCGATCAATAAAGGACGGTTGGAAGTGATGGGGATTGATATTTCCCATGCCCAAGTCAGTCAAGAAACTCTACGCCAACTGCGGAGTCGGGTGGGCATGGTGTTTCAGCATTTTAATTTGTTTCCCCATTTAACGGTTTTACAAAACTTGATGCTTGCGCCGATCAAGGTGTTGAAAGACTCAGAATCGGAGTGTCGAGAACGAGCCAGCCATTACTTAGAAAAAGTCGGGTTAGGGGATAAAGCCAATTTTTATCCGGAACAGCTTTCTGGGGGACAAAAGCAACGGGTGGCGATCGCCCGCAGCTTATGCATGAAACCCAGTGTTCTCCTGTTCGACGAACCTACCAGCGCCCTCGATCCGGAGTTAGTAGGGGAAGTTTTAAGCGTTATGAAACAACTGGCGCAAGAGGGGATGACGATGGTAGTGGTTACCCATGAGATGCAGTTTGCGCGGGAAGTCTCCAATAAGGTGCTGTTCTTCCACCAAGGCATTATTGAAGAATCGGGCGATCCGCAAGAGCTATTTACCCAACCGAAGAGCGATCGCCTTAAATCCTTTCTCAGTCGGATTGGCTAA
- a CDS encoding YHS domain-containing (seleno)protein, with the protein MKLHYITTLAIASIFTVGITAHTYAQGQFKGGQTSISNKACAGNPCAGNPCAGNPCAGNPCAGNPCAGNPCAGKNPCAGDPCAGNPCAGATKNSPVFSRQGVAIRGADPVAYFSQSNGADAMMGTAEYQHEWKGATWYFTSAQNRDQFAANPTQYAPQYGGYCAKAVSEGNLAPVDPDAWTIYEGKLYLNYSKSVQAQWSRDIPGNIAKADRHWPDVLNR; encoded by the coding sequence ATGAAACTACATTACATTACCACCCTGGCGATCGCCTCTATTTTTACCGTTGGTATAACCGCCCACACCTATGCCCAAGGGCAATTCAAAGGTGGACAAACCTCCATTTCTAACAAAGCCTGTGCTGGAAATCCCTGTGCAGGCAATCCCTGTGCAGGCAATCCCTGTGCAGGCAATCCCTGTGCTGGAAATCCCTGCGCCGGAAATCCCTGTGCCGGTAAAAATCCCTGCGCCGGAGATCCCTGTGCCGGAAATCCCTGTGCCGGTGCGACAAAAAACTCCCCCGTATTCTCACGCCAAGGTGTAGCCATCCGAGGAGCCGATCCAGTCGCCTACTTTAGTCAAAGCAACGGCGCAGATGCCATGATGGGTACAGCCGAATATCAACACGAGTGGAAGGGAGCCACCTGGTACTTTACCAGTGCCCAAAACCGAGACCAATTTGCCGCTAACCCCACCCAATACGCACCTCAATATGGGGGATATTGCGCCAAAGCCGTGAGTGAAGGGAACCTTGCCCCAGTCGATCCCGATGCTTGGACAATCTACGAAGGGAAATTATACCTGAACTACAGTAAAAGCGTGCAAGCTCAATGGAGCCGCGATATACCCGGTAATATTGCCAAAGCCGATCGCCATTGGCCAGACGTTCTCAATCGGTAA
- the arsS gene encoding arsenosugar biosynthesis radical SAM (seleno)protein ArsS (Some members of this family are selenoproteins.) — MLKTNITPFKRKLKAPLKKEEITVLQINLGKRCNLACTHCHVEAGPKRTEELTPEICHQLIQLIERFPQIKTVDLTGGAPEMNYGFRPLVEAARKAEKEIIVRSNLTIFFAEGYQDLPQYFADRQVRVVASLPCYLEDNVDKMRGSGVYQGSIRALQQLNQLGYGRESHLILDLVYNPAMPNSDHFSLTPNQQNLEKAYKQYLQEHFNVEFNHLLTITNLPIGRTKEYLKKRNLYEPYLQFLEDNFNLHTVPGLMCKQELSVDYLGQIYDCDFNQMEGLPARTATGEALTVATLLEWGNLDVIEEVRTAPYCYGCTAGAGSSCGGSLA; from the coding sequence ATGCTAAAGACTAACATTACTCCTTTTAAGCGCAAACTGAAAGCCCCTCTGAAGAAAGAGGAAATCACAGTATTACAAATTAATCTAGGTAAACGCTGCAATCTTGCCTGTACCCATTGTCATGTCGAAGCTGGGCCCAAACGAACCGAAGAACTGACTCCAGAAATCTGCCATCAACTGATTCAACTAATTGAACGCTTTCCCCAGATTAAAACTGTGGATCTCACGGGAGGAGCGCCAGAAATGAATTATGGCTTTCGTCCCCTCGTCGAAGCAGCCAGAAAAGCGGAAAAAGAAATTATTGTGCGCTCCAATTTAACCATCTTTTTTGCTGAAGGTTATCAAGATTTACCCCAATATTTTGCCGATCGCCAAGTGCGAGTCGTGGCTTCCTTACCCTGTTATCTCGAAGACAATGTGGATAAAATGCGCGGCAGTGGAGTCTATCAGGGATCGATTCGCGCTCTGCAACAGTTAAATCAACTCGGTTACGGTCGAGAGTCCCATCTCATTCTGGATTTAGTCTATAATCCAGCCATGCCCAACTCAGATCATTTTTCCTTAACGCCGAACCAACAGAACCTAGAGAAAGCCTATAAACAGTATTTGCAAGAGCATTTCAACGTTGAGTTTAATCATCTGCTGACGATTACTAATTTACCCATCGGGCGCACTAAAGAGTATCTGAAAAAGCGTAATTTATACGAGCCATATCTGCAATTTCTAGAAGATAACTTTAATCTTCACACTGTGCCCGGCTTAATGTGCAAGCAAGAATTATCAGTGGATTATTTAGGGCAAATTTATGATTGCGATTTTAATCAAATGGAAGGACTTCCGGCACGGACGGCGACGGGAGAAGCGCTAACAGTGGCTACACTGTTAGAGTGGGGCAATTTAGACGTAATAGAAGAGGTGAGAACGGCTCCCTATTGTTACGGTTGCACGGCCGGAGCGGGGTCAAGTTGCGGCGGTTCTTTGGCTTAA
- the moaA gene encoding GTP 3',8-cyclase MoaA, with protein MNTVDYLRISLIDRCNFRCQYCMPAGEELDYILSQNLLTSEEILTLLNEVFIPLGFTRFRLTGGEPLLRPGVVDLVREIAQLPQTQDLAMTTNGFLLDRLAQDLYDAGLRRINISLDSLEPETFDKIIGNGGKSRWERTWAGIQKAYEVGFNPLKLNVVVIPGVNDHEVLNLAALTLERQWHVRFIEFMPIGNGHLFTERAWIPSEELRQRIRERWGLTEGEVRGNGPADVFQIPGAQGTLGFISQMSECFCDRCNRMRLSADGWLRPCLLNETGQIDLKTKLRSQTPLSKLRQQVANLLQIKPEINFKQRESGTEGTYTRTMSQIGG; from the coding sequence ATGAATACAGTAGATTACCTTCGCATTAGCCTGATTGACCGATGTAATTTTCGGTGTCAATATTGTATGCCTGCGGGGGAAGAACTCGACTATATCTTAAGTCAAAATCTCCTCACCTCTGAAGAAATTCTTACCCTCTTGAATGAGGTGTTTATTCCCCTGGGTTTTACCCGCTTTCGCTTAACCGGAGGTGAACCCTTACTGCGTCCGGGTGTAGTGGATTTAGTCCGGGAAATTGCCCAACTTCCCCAAACCCAAGATTTAGCCATGACCACGAATGGCTTTTTACTCGATCGCCTGGCGCAAGATCTCTATGATGCGGGTTTACGGCGGATTAATATTAGCCTGGATTCCCTGGAACCAGAGACTTTTGACAAAATTATCGGCAACGGGGGTAAAAGTCGCTGGGAGCGCACCTGGGCAGGGATTCAGAAGGCGTATGAGGTGGGGTTCAACCCCTTAAAATTGAATGTGGTAGTGATTCCTGGGGTGAATGACCATGAGGTGTTAAATTTGGCGGCATTGACCCTAGAGCGGCAATGGCATGTGAGATTTATCGAGTTTATGCCCATTGGCAATGGTCATTTATTTACCGAGCGAGCCTGGATACCTTCGGAGGAATTGCGCCAGAGGATTCGGGAGCGTTGGGGACTGACGGAGGGAGAAGTGCGCGGGAACGGGCCGGCTGATGTGTTCCAAATTCCTGGCGCTCAGGGTACATTGGGGTTTATTAGTCAGATGTCCGAATGTTTCTGCGATCGCTGTAATCGAATGCGATTATCGGCTGATGGTTGGCTGCGTCCCTGTCTGCTGAATGAAACCGGACAGATCGATCTTAAAACCAAGTTGCGATCGCAGACTCCTTTAAGCAAATTACGCCAACAAGTAGCCAATCTCCTACAGATTAAACCAGAGATCAACTTCAAACAACGGGAATCAGGTACAGAAGGGACGTACACCCGCACCATGTCCCAAATCGGAGGGTAA
- a CDS encoding Uma2 family endonuclease, with protein MSPLTLNLDAVNLSDEQFYDLCQNNRELNFERNTRGELIIMSPVGGESGKREADLITDLGLWNRHTNLGYTFSSSTVFKLPNGADRSPDVAWIRRERYLALTAEQRRKFPPIAPDFAIELRSATDSLEPLRAKMREYMDAGVKLAWLINPQQQQVEIYRPQKEVEVRNLPTELSGESILPGLSLNLDLFDNG; from the coding sequence ATGAGTCCTTTGACATTAAATTTAGATGCCGTTAACCTCAGTGACGAGCAATTCTATGACTTGTGCCAAAATAACCGCGAGTTGAACTTTGAACGAAATACTAGAGGAGAACTGATTATTATGTCTCCCGTAGGAGGTGAGAGCGGAAAGCGAGAAGCCGATTTAATCACTGATTTGGGACTTTGGAATCGACATACTAACCTGGGTTATACCTTCAGTTCCTCGACTGTATTTAAGCTTCCCAATGGTGCAGATCGTTCCCCAGATGTGGCTTGGATTCGCCGGGAACGCTATTTAGCTTTAACTGCCGAACAACGACGGAAATTTCCGCCAATTGCGCCGGATTTTGCGATCGAATTAAGGTCAGCCACGGATAGTTTGGAACCGTTGCGTGCCAAAATGAGGGAATATATGGATGCGGGGGTAAAATTGGCATGGTTGATTAATCCCCAACAGCAACAAGTCGAAATTTATCGGCCACAAAAGGAAGTCGAAGTGCGAAATTTGCCTACAGAGTTATCTGGCGAGTCAATATTACCCGGATTGAGTTTGAATCTGGATCTGTTTGATAATGGGTAA
- a CDS encoding NAD-dependent malic enzyme codes for MTEPSHATKLNPSSSFSVKMRVKLQNRTGALARVTGAIASVGGSLGEINLVERTLDFTLREITVDAGSTEQAEEIVQGIKVLPNIEVLEVSDQTFDLHKGGKITINSKIAIKGQSDLAMAYTPGVGRICKAIAENPEKAFDLTIKSNTIAIVTDGSAVLGLGNLGPLGALPVMEGKAMLFKDFGGLDAFPVCLDTQDTEEIIATVKRMAPVFGGVNLEDISAPRCFEIERRLKKELDIPIFHDDQHGTAIVTQAALYNALKWVKKSLEEVRIVINGAGAAGVAIAHLLQEAGAKNIILCDSKGIVSKQRSDLNAAKQEFAVDESGSLGDAMKNTDVFIGVSVPGVLTPGMVSTMAKDAIVFAMANPIPEIQPELVTDDVAVMATGRSDYPNQINNVLAFPGVFRGALDCRARSITRKMCIEAAGAIASLVSPTDLNPHNIIPSVFDSRVAPAVSAAVQQAARAEGVANG; via the coding sequence ATGACTGAGCCATCTCACGCTACTAAACTTAATCCTAGCTCTAGTTTTAGCGTCAAAATGCGGGTTAAACTCCAAAATCGTACCGGCGCTCTAGCTAGAGTGACTGGGGCAATCGCCTCCGTTGGCGGGAGTTTAGGGGAAATTAATCTTGTAGAACGCACCCTCGATTTTACGCTGCGGGAAATTACGGTTGATGCTGGGTCAACCGAACAAGCGGAGGAAATTGTCCAAGGGATAAAAGTCCTGCCCAATATTGAAGTGCTGGAAGTCTCCGATCAAACGTTCGATCTGCATAAGGGTGGGAAGATTACCATTAATAGCAAAATAGCTATTAAAGGCCAATCTGACTTGGCCATGGCCTACACCCCTGGGGTGGGTCGCATCTGTAAGGCGATCGCCGAAAATCCAGAAAAAGCCTTTGATTTAACCATTAAAAGCAACACCATTGCCATTGTTACCGACGGTAGCGCAGTCTTAGGATTGGGGAATTTGGGCCCCTTGGGCGCTTTGCCAGTGATGGAAGGGAAAGCCATGCTATTTAAGGATTTTGGCGGTCTCGATGCTTTTCCAGTTTGTCTGGATACCCAAGATACAGAAGAAATTATCGCCACGGTTAAACGCATGGCTCCCGTGTTTGGTGGGGTGAACCTGGAAGATATTAGCGCTCCCCGATGCTTTGAAATTGAGCGCCGTTTGAAGAAAGAGTTGGATATTCCCATTTTCCATGATGACCAACATGGAACGGCGATCGTCACTCAAGCCGCCCTCTATAATGCCCTGAAATGGGTGAAAAAGAGCCTAGAAGAGGTACGAATTGTGATTAATGGGGCCGGGGCCGCTGGGGTGGCGATCGCCCATCTGTTACAAGAAGCCGGAGCCAAGAATATTATCCTTTGTGACTCGAAGGGCATTGTCTCTAAGCAACGGTCTGACCTGAATGCAGCCAAACAGGAGTTTGCGGTAGATGAATCGGGATCTTTAGGAGATGCGATGAAAAACACTGATGTGTTTATTGGGGTGAGCGTGCCAGGGGTGCTGACTCCGGGAATGGTGAGTACCATGGCCAAAGATGCGATCGTGTTTGCCATGGCTAACCCCATTCCGGAAATTCAACCGGAATTGGTGACTGATGATGTCGCAGTCATGGCCACTGGACGCAGCGACTATCCCAATCAAATCAATAATGTCTTAGCCTTCCCTGGGGTATTCCGGGGTGCTTTAGATTGCCGCGCTCGCAGCATTACCCGCAAAATGTGCATTGAAGCAGCAGGGGCGATCGCCTCTTTAGTCAGTCCCACCGATCTCAATCCCCATAATATTATTCCTTCTGTATTCGATTCTCGCGTAGCTCCTGCCGTATCTGCGGCAGTTCAACAAGCTGCCCGGGCCGAAGGGGTTGCTAACGGTTAA
- a CDS encoding rubrerythrin family protein: protein MDLSNNNTAKNLEAAFGGESMANRKYLFFAEVTKKLGMTELAKLFRETANQETEHAFAHFRLIHPELVVDDPASLTEEQKKAIASRCLDLAIEGETYEYTTMYPEFAEAARSDRDSDAVAEFEAQTQESQEHAQIFRKAAHNFGLLTSIEQHHARQYTDALSVLEGETVTKKAPSDQEATQKWICRQCSMIYDPVKGDPDSGIAPGTPFAAIPDDWTCPICGAQKKLFVPYEEPAAA, encoded by the coding sequence ATGGACTTATCCAATAATAATACCGCGAAAAACCTCGAAGCTGCCTTTGGTGGCGAATCAATGGCCAACCGTAAATATTTATTTTTTGCCGAAGTCACCAAAAAGTTAGGCATGACAGAACTGGCTAAACTGTTTAGAGAAACGGCAAATCAGGAAACTGAACATGCTTTTGCCCATTTCCGCTTAATCCATCCCGAACTGGTGGTTGACGATCCCGCATCGTTGACAGAAGAACAAAAAAAGGCGATCGCCTCCCGGTGCTTAGACTTAGCCATTGAAGGGGAAACCTACGAATACACCACCATGTATCCCGAATTTGCTGAAGCAGCAAGAAGCGATCGCGACAGTGACGCAGTAGCTGAATTTGAAGCTCAAACCCAAGAATCCCAAGAACACGCCCAAATCTTCCGTAAAGCAGCCCACAATTTTGGCTTACTCACCAGCATTGAACAGCATCATGCCCGACAATATACGGATGCTCTAAGTGTTTTAGAGGGAGAAACCGTTACCAAAAAAGCCCCCAGCGATCAAGAAGCAACCCAAAAATGGATTTGTCGCCAATGTTCCATGATCTACGATCCCGTCAAAGGCGATCCCGATTCTGGAATTGCTCCAGGAACTCCCTTTGCTGCCATTCCCGATGATTGGACTTGCCCCATCTGTGGAGCGCAGAAAAAGCTATTTGTTCCCTATGAAGAACCTGCCGCAGCTTAG
- a CDS encoding pseudouridine synthase → MTLILFYKPYNVLCQFTDENPHTQGKSARETLKDYIPVPGVYPVGRLDRDSEGLLLLTNDGRLQHLLSHPRYGHQRTYWVQVERIPEEEDLTPLRQGMMLKDGKTRPAQVQIIPPPDLPERNPPIRSRKTVPTAWLEMTLTEGRNRQVRRMTAAIGYPTLRLVRVSLAGLKLEGLNPGQWRELTPEEVKEISRSAGP, encoded by the coding sequence ATGACCCTCATTCTCTTTTACAAACCCTACAACGTTCTGTGTCAATTCACTGATGAGAATCCTCATACCCAAGGAAAATCAGCCAGAGAAACCTTGAAAGACTATATCCCAGTTCCTGGAGTTTATCCCGTTGGTCGGTTAGACCGGGATAGTGAAGGATTGCTGTTATTAACCAATGATGGCAGATTACAACATCTCCTCTCCCATCCTCGCTATGGTCATCAACGTACCTACTGGGTACAGGTTGAACGAATTCCAGAGGAGGAGGATTTAACTCCCCTACGACAAGGCATGATGCTTAAAGATGGTAAAACTCGACCGGCTCAGGTGCAAATCATCCCACCCCCCGATCTCCCAGAGCGTAACCCCCCCATTCGCAGCCGCAAAACGGTTCCAACAGCTTGGTTGGAAATGACACTCACCGAAGGGCGTAACCGTCAGGTACGGCGGATGACAGCAGCGATCGGATATCCGACATTAAGGTTAGTGCGGGTCTCTTTAGCCGGGTTGAAATTGGAGGGATTAAATCCTGGCCAATGGAGGGAGTTAACGCCGGAAGAAGTCAAGGAAATTAGCCGTAGTGCTGGGCCCTAG
- a CDS encoding TerD family protein, whose translation MGINLEKGQRISLEKAAPGLKNLLCGLGWDVAESKGLLGFLKMGPNLDLDASVICLDGQDKLKGITDLVYFGNLRHSSGAVTHLGDNLTGAGDGDDEQVLVALDQLPPAIQKLVFVVNIYECLARKQDFSQVKNAFVRLVDRANNQEIARYNLSGSNYAGMTGMIMAEVYLQDGQWQMTAKGEGFKAKNLQEITERYR comes from the coding sequence ATGGGAATTAACCTAGAAAAAGGACAGCGCATTTCTCTGGAAAAAGCCGCTCCGGGTTTGAAAAATTTGCTCTGTGGATTGGGCTGGGATGTAGCCGAATCTAAGGGGTTATTGGGCTTTTTGAAAATGGGGCCAAATCTGGATTTGGATGCGTCGGTGATCTGTTTAGATGGCCAGGATAAACTTAAAGGAATTACGGATTTGGTTTATTTTGGAAATTTGCGTCATTCTTCCGGAGCAGTTACCCATTTAGGCGATAATTTGACGGGAGCTGGAGATGGGGATGATGAACAGGTTTTAGTGGCTTTAGATCAACTCCCTCCAGCGATTCAAAAATTAGTGTTTGTGGTCAATATTTATGAGTGTTTAGCTCGAAAGCAGGATTTTTCGCAAGTCAAAAATGCGTTTGTACGCTTGGTTGACCGGGCGAATAATCAAGAGATTGCTCGTTATAATCTTTCTGGCTCGAATTATGCGGGAATGACGGGAATGATTATGGCGGAAGTCTATTTGCAAGATGGACAATGGCAAATGACAGCTAAGGGGGAAGGATTTAAGGCGAAAAATTTACAGGAAATTACCGAACGTTATCGGTAG